In the Maribacter sp. MJ134 genome, one interval contains:
- a CDS encoding isoaspartyl peptidase/L-asparaginase family protein encodes MKRRNFLKNSSAATAGLISTTLLGSCKEEKAVPVLKNENAEVVRPIVICTWNFLNASAKAWEVLQAGGTSLDAVEQGVMVEEDDRNNQTVGTGGRPDRDGNVTLDACIMDKDGNCGAVLAIQNIANPISVARKVMEDTPHVMLAGKGAEQFAYEKGFPKADLLTEKSKQEWLEWKKTSEYKPIINIENHDTIGMLAIDKNGDISGGCTTSGMAYKMAGRVGDSPIIGAGLFVDNEIGGATATGVGEEVVRTVGSFLIVELMRQGKTPQEACEEGVKRIMAKNEGRDDFQIGFIAINKNGETGGYCIQPGFSYRTYSEEGHRNNLSQSFLS; translated from the coding sequence ATGAAAAGAAGAAACTTTCTTAAAAATTCGAGTGCCGCTACGGCCGGACTCATTTCTACTACCCTTTTAGGTTCTTGCAAAGAAGAAAAGGCGGTGCCGGTACTTAAAAATGAGAACGCAGAAGTTGTTCGGCCAATCGTTATTTGCACCTGGAATTTTTTAAATGCATCCGCAAAGGCCTGGGAAGTTTTACAAGCGGGAGGGACATCGCTAGACGCGGTAGAACAAGGAGTTATGGTAGAAGAAGACGACCGTAACAATCAGACCGTGGGTACCGGAGGCCGACCGGATAGGGACGGCAACGTAACCCTTGATGCCTGTATTATGGACAAAGATGGGAATTGTGGAGCAGTACTGGCCATACAGAACATTGCCAACCCTATTTCCGTAGCCCGTAAAGTAATGGAAGATACACCACATGTGATGTTAGCTGGAAAAGGTGCAGAACAATTTGCCTATGAAAAGGGATTCCCCAAAGCAGATTTACTTACAGAAAAATCAAAACAGGAATGGTTAGAATGGAAAAAGACTTCCGAATACAAACCCATCATCAATATTGAAAACCACGATACCATTGGCATGTTGGCCATAGATAAGAACGGTGATATTTCTGGCGGATGTACTACTAGTGGCATGGCCTATAAAATGGCAGGACGGGTTGGAGATTCTCCCATAATCGGAGCAGGGCTCTTTGTAGACAATGAAATAGGCGGGGCTACAGCGACGGGGGTTGGAGAAGAAGTAGTACGTACCGTAGGAAGCTTTCTTATAGTAGAGTTGATGCGTCAGGGGAAAACTCCACAAGAAGCATGCGAGGAAGGCGTTAAGCGTATAATGGCTAAGAACGAAGGCCGGGACGATTTTCAAATCGGATTTATCGCTATCAATAAAAATGGAGAGACCGGCGGGTATTGTATTCAACCAGGATTTAGTTACAGGACCTATTCGGAAGAGGGTCACAGAAACAATCTTTCCCAATCGTTTTTATCCTAG
- the polA gene encoding DNA polymerase I, giving the protein MADQKRLFLLDAYALIFRGYYALIKNPRINSKGMDTSAIMGFMNSLFDVIKREKPDHLAVCFDKGGSSERTELFPEYKANRDETPDAIRIAIPYIQDILKAMHIPSVVLEGWEADDIIGTLAKQAEKEDYKVFMVTPDKDFGQLVSENIFMYRPARMGNGIEIWGIPEIQKRFGVERPEQVIDYLGMMGDASDNIPGLPGVGDKTAKKFIEEFGSMEGLLANTDKLKGKMKEKVEANKELGLLSKKLATICIDCDVSFNAEDYEMSVPDNEKVQEIFEELEFRRLKDQFIKIFSGASEETPTQVTGTETAKKVNTAAGSGQFSLFGGNGASPATIKDSSSRNTIKDIPHAYQSVAPGMAMKLFLQNLMKQTSVCFDTETTGLDPLTAELVGIAFSWEATKGFYVPFPEDKNAAQALIEELRPFFESKEIEKVGQNLKYDIKVLAKYNIAVKGKLFDTMLAHYLINPDMRHNMDVLAETYLNYTPVSITELIGKKGKNQLSMRDVPLEKQTEYAVEDADITFQLAQHFRPELKSANTEKLFQDIEIPLLRVLADMELEGINLDKQFLNSLSSDLNNDIASLEKKIYADAGEEFNIGSPKQLGEILFNKLKLVDKPKKTKTGQYSTAEDVLSYLAKDHEIIQNVLDYRGLSKLKSTYVDALPEQVEPTTGRVHTDYMQTVAATGRLSSNNPNLQNIPIRTERGRQVRKAFIPRNEEHILLAADYSQIELRIIAALSEETTMIEAFKNGEDIHASTASKVFNVPIEEVTREQRSNAKTVNFGIIYGVSAFGLSNQTDLSRSEAKELIDTYYKTYPKLRNYMGEQVDFARDNGYVQTVLGRRRYLKDINGSNAIVRGAAERNAVNAPIQGSAADIIKIAMINIHKKLEQGNYTSKMLLQVHDELVFDIYKPELDELKVLIKDEMENAYKIAVPLDVEVGLGENWLEAH; this is encoded by the coding sequence ATGGCCGATCAAAAAAGACTCTTTTTACTAGATGCATACGCATTAATTTTCCGTGGATATTACGCCCTGATCAAAAACCCTAGAATTAATTCCAAGGGTATGGATACCTCTGCCATAATGGGGTTTATGAATTCACTTTTTGATGTTATCAAGCGAGAAAAGCCAGACCACCTCGCCGTTTGCTTTGATAAAGGAGGTAGCTCAGAGCGCACGGAACTATTCCCAGAGTACAAGGCGAATCGTGACGAAACGCCAGATGCTATTAGAATTGCCATACCCTACATTCAGGATATTCTGAAGGCAATGCACATTCCCTCCGTGGTTTTAGAAGGCTGGGAGGCAGATGATATTATTGGAACATTGGCCAAACAAGCAGAAAAAGAGGATTATAAGGTATTTATGGTTACACCTGATAAGGATTTTGGCCAGCTGGTGTCCGAGAACATTTTTATGTACCGTCCGGCAAGAATGGGCAATGGTATTGAAATTTGGGGAATTCCGGAAATCCAGAAACGTTTTGGTGTAGAACGGCCAGAACAGGTTATAGACTATTTGGGTATGATGGGCGATGCTAGTGACAATATCCCAGGATTACCGGGAGTAGGTGATAAAACCGCTAAAAAATTCATTGAAGAATTTGGGTCTATGGAAGGCCTGCTGGCCAATACCGATAAACTTAAGGGCAAAATGAAGGAGAAGGTAGAAGCAAATAAAGAACTTGGCTTGCTGTCTAAAAAATTGGCTACTATATGTATAGACTGTGATGTTAGCTTTAACGCCGAGGACTATGAAATGTCCGTTCCGGATAATGAAAAAGTTCAGGAAATATTTGAAGAATTGGAATTTAGAAGACTCAAGGACCAATTCATTAAAATTTTCTCCGGAGCCTCTGAGGAAACTCCAACACAGGTAACGGGTACAGAAACGGCTAAAAAAGTCAATACAGCTGCGGGCAGTGGACAGTTTTCCCTATTTGGAGGCAATGGTGCCTCCCCCGCGACCATAAAAGATAGTTCCAGCAGGAACACTATTAAGGATATACCACATGCCTATCAAAGTGTTGCCCCTGGTATGGCCATGAAACTATTCCTACAGAATCTAATGAAACAAACATCGGTATGCTTTGATACCGAGACGACCGGACTAGATCCCTTAACGGCAGAATTGGTGGGTATTGCTTTCTCTTGGGAAGCTACCAAGGGCTTTTATGTGCCATTTCCAGAAGACAAAAATGCCGCACAAGCCTTGATTGAGGAACTCCGTCCGTTCTTTGAATCAAAGGAAATTGAGAAGGTAGGTCAAAATCTGAAGTATGATATTAAAGTTCTTGCCAAATACAACATTGCAGTAAAAGGCAAACTTTTTGACACCATGTTGGCGCACTATCTTATAAATCCTGATATGAGACATAATATGGATGTCCTCGCAGAAACTTACCTTAATTATACGCCCGTTTCCATTACGGAACTAATTGGCAAAAAAGGAAAGAACCAGCTAAGTATGCGCGATGTTCCCCTGGAAAAGCAGACCGAATATGCAGTAGAAGATGCCGACATTACTTTTCAACTTGCACAACATTTTAGACCGGAATTAAAGTCGGCCAATACGGAAAAACTATTTCAAGATATAGAAATCCCTTTACTTCGGGTCTTAGCGGATATGGAACTAGAGGGTATTAATTTAGACAAGCAGTTCCTGAACTCCCTTTCCTCGGATTTGAACAATGATATCGCCTCTTTGGAAAAGAAGATTTACGCAGATGCGGGAGAGGAATTCAACATCGGTTCCCCTAAACAATTGGGAGAGATACTCTTTAACAAACTAAAATTAGTAGATAAACCAAAAAAGACCAAAACAGGTCAATACTCTACCGCAGAAGATGTTCTTTCTTATTTGGCAAAGGATCATGAAATTATCCAGAACGTTTTGGATTATCGCGGGCTATCCAAACTAAAAAGTACCTATGTAGACGCCCTTCCCGAGCAAGTGGAACCTACAACGGGTCGTGTGCATACGGACTACATGCAAACCGTAGCGGCCACGGGTCGTTTAAGCAGTAACAATCCCAATTTACAGAATATCCCAATTAGAACGGAGCGCGGACGACAGGTAAGAAAAGCGTTCATCCCAAGAAATGAAGAGCACATCCTACTGGCTGCGGATTATTCCCAGATAGAATTACGAATTATAGCGGCATTGAGTGAAGAAACCACAATGATAGAAGCATTTAAGAACGGAGAGGATATCCACGCCTCTACGGCCTCCAAAGTGTTTAATGTGCCCATTGAAGAGGTGACAAGAGAACAACGAAGCAATGCCAAAACCGTGAACTTTGGCATCATCTATGGTGTTTCTGCATTTGGCCTAAGTAACCAAACCGACTTATCTCGTTCCGAAGCAAAAGAACTTATTGATACCTATTACAAGACCTACCCAAAACTCAGGAACTATATGGGCGAGCAGGTAGATTTTGCCCGTGATAACGGATATGTCCAGACCGTACTTGGAAGACGAAGGTACTTAAAGGACATTAATGGTAGTAATGCCATCGTTCGTGGTGCGGCAGAACGTAATGCCGTGAACGCTCCCATACAGGGAAGCGCCGCAGATATTATTAAAATTGCAATGATCAATATTCATAAAAAATTAGAACAGGGTAATTATACCTCTAAAATGCTATTGCAAGTACATGATGAATTGGTTTTTGACATCTACAAACCCGAATTGGATGAGCTTAAGGTGCTCATAAAAGATGAAATGGAAAATGCTTATAAAATTGCCGTTCCCTTGGACGTAGAAGTAGGATTGGGCGAAAATTGGCTAGAAGCGCATTAA
- a CDS encoding T9SS type A sorting domain-containing protein, translated as MKKYIVLALFLFLFVGTGLAQSNEILNAVQSEQIKVFPNPATSIINVLGLQNSKSAAIVVSDVYGNVVLQHNWEIKNKALNIPVANLQKGIYVIFIQSSEQNVQTKFYKQ; from the coding sequence ATGAAAAAGTATATTGTACTCGCTTTGTTCCTATTTCTCTTTGTTGGAACTGGACTAGCCCAATCCAATGAGATTTTGAACGCAGTACAGAGCGAGCAAATAAAAGTCTTTCCAAATCCGGCTACGAGCATTATAAACGTATTGGGGCTTCAAAATTCAAAAAGTGCAGCGATTGTGGTCTCGGATGTATACGGTAATGTAGTGTTACAACATAATTGGGAAATAAAGAACAAAGCTTTGAACATTCCTGTTGCCAATTTACAAAAGGGGATCTACGTCATTTTCATTCAGTCTTCCGAACAAAATGTTCAAACAAAGTTTTACAAACAATAA
- a CDS encoding lipocalin family protein: MMLKKICGSIALVSLLFSCSSDKDSDSMDSSPSAIIGTWDATELVIDNTTASDDAKFGKQILDFLTDKDCYIITLQFNEDLTAEATNAANFVEVNATATGLDVPCPTESDSESSTYTFDGSVVSIVDMNGDTINVDVLIQGDIMTVDAADLEIPNFDDSGELIFRKR, translated from the coding sequence ATGATGTTAAAGAAAATATGTGGTTCCATAGCACTCGTATCGCTATTGTTCTCTTGTAGTTCGGATAAGGATTCGGATAGCATGGACTCTTCACCAAGCGCTATAATCGGTACTTGGGATGCAACAGAGCTTGTAATAGATAATACTACAGCTAGTGATGACGCAAAATTTGGTAAACAAATTTTAGATTTCCTTACTGATAAGGATTGTTACATTATAACCCTGCAGTTTAATGAGGACTTAACGGCCGAGGCTACTAACGCAGCTAATTTCGTTGAAGTGAATGCCACTGCAACTGGTTTGGATGTTCCCTGCCCAACAGAGTCCGATTCGGAGTCTAGCACCTATACCTTTGATGGAAGTGTGGTAAGTATTGTGGATATGAACGGCGATACTATTAATGTGGATGTGCTTATTCAGGGGGATATAATGACGGTTGATGCTGCTGATTTGGAAATTCCCAACTTTGACGATAGTGGGGAGTTGATTTTTAGAAAGAGATAA
- the rplM gene encoding 50S ribosomal protein L13: MDTLSYKTISANKTNVDKRWLLVDAEGEALGRLSSKVANLLRGKHKPNFTPHVDCGDNVVIINAEKVTLSGNKWTDKEYLRYTGYPGGQRSTTARELLEKNPASIVERAVKGMLPKNKLGAELFRNLKVYVGTEHGQEAQKPTAVNLKDLK; this comes from the coding sequence GTGGATACATTAAGTTACAAAACCATTTCGGCCAATAAAACAAACGTAGACAAGCGTTGGTTATTAGTGGATGCCGAGGGAGAAGCTTTAGGACGTTTGTCTTCTAAAGTCGCTAATTTGTTGAGAGGAAAACACAAACCAAATTTTACCCCACATGTTGATTGTGGCGATAATGTGGTTATCATTAATGCGGAAAAGGTGACACTTAGTGGCAACAAATGGACCGACAAGGAATATTTAAGATATACAGGTTACCCAGGTGGACAGCGATCAACGACTGCTAGAGAACTATTAGAAAAAAACCCTGCAAGTATTGTAGAAAGAGCTGTAAAAGGAATGTTGCCTAAGAATAAACTAGGAGCGGAACTTTTTAGAAATCTTAAAGTATACGTTGGTACGGAGCACGGACAAGAAGCACAAAAACCGACTGCGGTTAATTTAAAAGATCTTAAGTAA
- the rpsI gene encoding 30S ribosomal protein S9 codes for MDTIHKIGRRKTAVARIYLSEGKGNIVINNKDLNDYFPTATLQYKVKQPFTLTGTDDTYDVKVNVYGGGITGQAEAIRLAISRAICEIDAENRITLKPEGLLTRDPRMVERKKFGQKKARKKFQFSKR; via the coding sequence ATGGATACAATTCACAAAATCGGAAGAAGAAAAACGGCCGTTGCCAGAATTTATCTTTCTGAAGGAAAAGGAAACATCGTAATAAACAATAAAGACTTAAACGATTATTTCCCAACTGCGACATTACAGTATAAAGTAAAACAGCCTTTTACCCTAACAGGTACAGATGACACTTATGATGTTAAGGTTAATGTATACGGCGGCGGAATCACTGGACAAGCCGAAGCTATTAGATTGGCTATTTCAAGAGCAATCTGTGAAATTGATGCTGAAAACAGAATTACACTTAAACCAGAAGGTCTATTAACCAGAGACCCAAGAATGGTAGAACGTAAGAAATTCGGTCAGAAAAAAGCTCGTAAGAAATTCCAGTTCTCTAAGCGTTAA
- the rpsB gene encoding 30S ribosomal protein S2: MAKVEVKQLLEAGVHFGHLTRKWNPNMAPYIYMERNGIHVINLYKTVAKMDEANEALSKIAASGRKILFVATKKQAKDIVAEKAANVNMPYITERWPGGMLTNFVTIRKAVKKMAMIDRMKKDGTFLTLSKKERLQVDRLRAKLEKNLGSISEMTRLPGALFIVDTMREHIAVKEAQKLNIPIFAMVDTNSDPRDVDYLIPSNDDASKSIDIIMTQVTNAVAEGLAERKSEKGEKEPKKEAKKEEAPKKEVKEKLAPTPETVETEAPPVVAKATEIKVDVEATKEAVAEEKKEAPKKDAKAKTAKVDDLTKIEGVGPKAAEALTNAGLETFAKVAKADADKMKEILTEASSRMAHLDPTSWPKQAQMAADGKWDELKEWQDNVKGGVE; encoded by the coding sequence ATGGCGAAAGTCGAAGTAAAACAATTATTAGAAGCAGGTGTGCATTTTGGCCACCTTACCAGAAAGTGGAATCCGAACATGGCTCCTTACATCTACATGGAGCGTAACGGTATACACGTAATCAATCTTTACAAAACTGTTGCAAAAATGGACGAGGCTAACGAAGCCTTGAGCAAAATTGCAGCATCCGGACGTAAGATTCTTTTCGTAGCCACTAAAAAGCAAGCAAAAGACATCGTTGCAGAAAAAGCAGCAAATGTGAACATGCCGTACATCACAGAAAGATGGCCAGGTGGTATGCTTACCAATTTTGTGACCATCAGAAAAGCCGTTAAGAAAATGGCTATGATCGACAGAATGAAAAAAGATGGTACCTTTCTTACGCTTTCGAAAAAAGAGCGTTTGCAAGTAGACCGTTTACGTGCAAAACTAGAGAAGAACTTAGGTTCTATCTCCGAGATGACACGTTTGCCCGGTGCTTTATTCATAGTAGATACCATGCGTGAGCACATTGCGGTCAAAGAAGCACAAAAATTGAATATTCCAATTTTTGCCATGGTAGACACCAACTCCGATCCAAGAGATGTAGATTATTTGATTCCTTCCAATGATGACGCGTCTAAATCCATAGACATTATCATGACGCAAGTTACCAATGCCGTTGCAGAAGGTCTTGCGGAACGTAAGTCTGAAAAAGGAGAAAAAGAACCTAAGAAAGAGGCCAAAAAGGAAGAGGCTCCCAAAAAGGAGGTAAAGGAAAAATTAGCTCCAACTCCAGAAACTGTTGAAACTGAAGCACCTCCTGTGGTAGCTAAAGCAACAGAGATAAAAGTAGATGTTGAAGCCACTAAGGAGGCCGTAGCAGAAGAAAAAAAGGAAGCTCCTAAGAAAGACGCCAAGGCAAAAACCGCAAAGGTAGATGACCTAACCAAAATTGAGGGGGTTGGTCCAAAAGCTGCGGAAGCCTTGACCAACGCAGGACTTGAAACTTTTGCCAAAGTTGCAAAAGCTGATGCCGATAAGATGAAAGAAATTTTAACGGAAGCAAGTTCTAGAATGGCTCATTTAGACCCAACCTCTTGGCCTAAGCAAGCTCAAATGGCTGCTGATGGAAAATGGGACGAGTTAAAAGAATGGCAAGATAATGTAAAGGGAGGCGTTGAATAA
- the tsf gene encoding translation elongation factor Ts translates to MAKITAAEVNKLRKATGAGMMDCKNALVEAEGDFDKAIEVLRKKGQKVAAKRADRDSSEGAAIAKINADNTAGVALVLGCETDFVGKNENFVALANDLAEIALNHDSKEALLAADFGGMTVTEKLIEQTGVIGEKLEITAFEKLEAPYVGSYVHINKIAALVGLSSKVDNAEVLVKDLAMQVASMGATTLSYKDFDAAFVASETEARIAVIEKDNEELGRLGKTLKNVPQYISRAQLTDEVLAKAEEDAKAQLKAEGKPEQIWDKILPGKMERFISDNTTLDQEQCLLDQNFIKDEKKSVADYVASYGDVHVTGFKRATVG, encoded by the coding sequence ATGGCAAAAATTACCGCCGCAGAAGTAAATAAATTAAGAAAAGCTACAGGAGCCGGGATGATGGATTGCAAAAATGCTTTAGTTGAGGCTGAAGGGGATTTTGACAAAGCAATCGAAGTTCTTCGTAAAAAAGGACAGAAAGTGGCAGCCAAAAGAGCCGATAGAGATTCTTCTGAAGGAGCTGCAATAGCTAAAATAAATGCAGATAACACCGCCGGTGTAGCACTAGTTTTAGGATGTGAGACTGATTTTGTGGGTAAGAACGAAAATTTCGTAGCCCTAGCCAACGATCTCGCTGAAATTGCTTTGAACCACGATTCCAAAGAAGCCTTGTTAGCTGCTGATTTTGGAGGCATGACCGTTACCGAGAAATTAATTGAGCAAACCGGCGTTATAGGCGAAAAACTAGAAATTACGGCTTTTGAGAAATTAGAAGCACCTTACGTTGGTTCCTATGTTCATATTAATAAAATAGCAGCACTCGTAGGATTATCGTCCAAAGTTGATAATGCTGAGGTCTTAGTTAAAGATTTAGCTATGCAAGTTGCCTCTATGGGAGCAACGACTCTTTCTTATAAAGATTTTGATGCAGCCTTTGTAGCCTCTGAAACAGAAGCAAGGATTGCTGTTATCGAAAAAGACAATGAAGAGTTGGGTCGCTTAGGTAAAACCCTGAAGAATGTACCTCAGTACATTTCAAGAGCGCAATTAACCGACGAGGTCTTGGCTAAGGCAGAAGAAGATGCCAAAGCGCAATTAAAGGCAGAAGGAAAACCAGAACAGATTTGGGATAAAATCCTTCCAGGTAAAATGGAACGTTTCATTTCTGACAATACTACTTTAGATCAAGAACAATGTTTGCTTGACCAAAATTTCATTAAGGATGAGAAGAAAAGTGTTGCAGATTATGTAGCATCATATGGAGATGTACACGTTACCGGATTTAAGCGTGCGACAGTAGGATAA
- a CDS encoding peptidase M61 — protein sequence MKKIYLWIIICGLLYGCGANKSLITVDKTPIIASLDLINIDEDRVKVEINPGAFISDIVTFKIPKTIPGTYSTDDYGKYVEGLMAIDYKGNGLKVNRLDDNTWNIENGKNLDKITYLVNDTYDTENEVGDAVFSPAGTNILKGENFMLNLHGFIGYFNDYKEVPYTILVYKPTELIATTSLPMEQNRKPDPSWDSFIAQRYFEVIDNPILYARPNKETFQINDIKVSISVFSPNETYKASDLKERMEEMMSAQKKFLGDIDSTKEYNILLYLSQLNDDDAQGFGALEHHTSTVVVLPESMSRERLEQAMIDVVSHEFFHIVTPLNIHSKEVQYFDFNDPEMSSHLWMYEGTTEYFANLFQIHQGLITEEEFYERLMRKVANSKGYDDAMSFTVMSKNILEEPFASNYPNVYEKGALINFALDILIREKSKGQKGVLWLMKELSKKYGKDVPFDDEVLIDEIVNLTYPEVREFFNTHVIGATPIDYMAYFAKVGLANTRLKEKTGYFLNGDIPFIDVDTTYGNNIFVRNGISLNSFFNDLGIQGGDIIKTINGMTITLESIRPIISQSFAWTPETEIEMEILRDGEVLQVKGLVGSPTVEVAKIIPVEGISEDFTELRRTWLKG from the coding sequence ATGAAAAAAATTTATCTCTGGATAATTATCTGTGGACTGCTATATGGTTGCGGAGCAAATAAGTCATTAATCACAGTAGACAAAACTCCCATTATTGCTTCTTTGGATTTAATCAACATAGACGAGGACAGGGTTAAGGTGGAAATAAATCCAGGAGCCTTTATTTCGGATATCGTTACTTTTAAAATACCAAAAACGATTCCTGGAACTTATAGCACGGACGATTATGGTAAATACGTAGAGGGTTTGATGGCCATTGATTATAAAGGCAATGGGCTGAAGGTAAATAGACTTGATGATAATACATGGAATATTGAGAACGGGAAAAATTTAGATAAAATAACCTATCTGGTAAACGACACTTACGATACTGAAAATGAAGTAGGAGATGCCGTTTTTTCCCCTGCTGGAACGAATATTTTGAAGGGCGAGAATTTTATGTTAAACCTACATGGGTTTATTGGTTATTTCAATGACTACAAAGAGGTGCCTTATACCATATTGGTATATAAGCCAACGGAATTAATCGCGACCACCTCTTTACCAATGGAACAAAATAGAAAGCCAGACCCTTCCTGGGATAGTTTTATAGCGCAACGCTATTTTGAAGTCATAGACAATCCTATACTTTATGCTAGGCCCAACAAGGAAACGTTTCAAATCAATGATATAAAAGTTTCTATAAGTGTCTTTTCGCCAAACGAAACCTATAAAGCTAGCGACCTTAAGGAACGTATGGAAGAAATGATGAGTGCTCAGAAGAAGTTTTTGGGAGATATTGATAGTACTAAAGAGTATAATATCCTATTATATCTATCTCAATTAAATGATGATGATGCTCAGGGCTTTGGAGCTTTAGAGCACCATACCTCTACTGTAGTGGTATTACCAGAATCCATGTCCAGAGAACGTTTAGAACAAGCAATGATAGATGTGGTTTCCCATGAGTTTTTTCACATAGTTACCCCATTGAATATTCACTCAAAAGAAGTGCAGTATTTTGATTTTAATGATCCTGAAATGTCTAGCCACTTATGGATGTATGAGGGTACCACGGAATACTTCGCAAATTTGTTTCAAATTCATCAAGGCTTGATAACCGAGGAAGAATTTTATGAGCGACTCATGCGTAAAGTGGCTAACTCAAAAGGATATGACGATGCCATGTCCTTTACTGTAATGAGCAAGAACATTTTGGAAGAGCCTTTTGCATCAAACTATCCAAACGTCTATGAGAAAGGGGCGTTAATCAATTTTGCGTTGGATATTCTGATTCGTGAGAAAAGTAAAGGGCAAAAGGGAGTGTTGTGGTTAATGAAGGAGCTATCTAAGAAATATGGAAAGGATGTCCCTTTTGATGATGAGGTGCTGATAGACGAAATTGTAAATTTAACCTACCCAGAAGTGCGTGAGTTCTTCAATACACATGTGATAGGTGCTACTCCTATCGATTATATGGCCTACTTCGCAAAGGTTGGCTTGGCAAATACAAGATTAAAAGAAAAAACGGGTTATTTTCTTAATGGTGATATTCCGTTTATTGATGTGGATACAACCTATGGAAACAACATATTTGTAAGAAATGGAATAAGCTTGAATTCCTTTTTCAATGATTTGGGTATACAGGGGGGCGATATTATCAAAACCATTAATGGCATGACCATTACTTTAGAATCTATTAGGCCAATAATAAGTCAGAGCTTTGCATGGACTCCAGAGACTGAGATCGAGATGGAAATTCTACGTGATGGAGAGGTTTTACAGGTTAAGGGATTGGTTGGTTCGCCTACCGTAGAGGTTGCGAAAATCATACCTGTGGAAGGCATTTCAGAAGATTTTACTGAATTGAGGAGGACATGGCTTAAAGGATAA
- the pyrH gene encoding UMP kinase has protein sequence MQYKRILLKLSGEALMGEKQYGIDSKRLSEYAEEIKEVVDKGIQVAIVIGGGNIFRGLAGAATGMDRVQGDHMGMLATVINGLALQSALEMQNVQTRLQSAIKINEVAEPFIRRRAMRHLEKGRVVIFGGGTGNPYFTTDSAAVLRAIEIEADVILKGTRVDGIYTADPEKDKDATKFDTISFQDVLTKGLKVMDTTAFTLSQENELPIVVFDMNKRGNLLKIVAGETIGTTVNI, from the coding sequence ATGCAATACAAAAGAATACTTTTAAAACTAAGTGGTGAGGCCCTTATGGGGGAAAAACAGTACGGTATAGACTCCAAAAGACTTAGTGAATATGCGGAAGAAATCAAAGAGGTTGTAGATAAAGGTATTCAAGTGGCCATAGTCATCGGTGGTGGAAACATTTTTAGAGGTCTAGCGGGTGCGGCTACAGGTATGGATCGTGTGCAAGGGGATCATATGGGTATGTTGGCCACAGTAATAAACGGTCTAGCTTTGCAAAGTGCCCTTGAGATGCAGAACGTTCAGACTCGTTTGCAATCCGCAATAAAAATAAATGAAGTAGCGGAACCATTTATAAGAAGAAGGGCAATGCGACACTTGGAAAAGGGCAGGGTGGTTATTTTTGGAGGAGGAACCGGTAATCCTTATTTCACCACAGATTCCGCAGCAGTATTAAGAGCCATCGAAATAGAGGCCGATGTTATTTTAAAAGGAACTAGGGTTGACGGTATTTATACTGCAGACCCCGAAAAAGATAAGGACGCCACTAAATTCGATACCATTTCTTTCCAAGATGTGCTCACAAAAGGTCTTAAAGTAATGGATACTACTGCATTTACCTTGAGCCAAGAAAACGAATTGCCAATAGTGGTCTTTGACATGAATAAAAGGGGTAATCTTTTAAAAATCGTTGCAGGGGAAACCATTGGCACCACTGTTAATATTTAA